From the genome of Streptomyces sp. SID8374:
CCGAACGCGTCACCGCTGCTCTCGCCGTGCTGCTGGCCCTGACGCTGCTGCCCGTCCTGCCGGCCGGCGTACCGGTCCTGCTGTCCGCGCTGGCGGCGCCCGTCGTCCTCTTCCTCATGGGGCGGCGCAAGCAGGGACCCGGCGCGGCGAAGCGGGAGAAGACCACGGAGAAGGGCGGACGGGACTCATGAACGTCTGGATAGCCATCGGACTGACCGCGGCGAGCTGCTACCTCGCCAAGTACGCGGGCCTGCTGGTCCCCGCCGGAGTGCTGGAGCGACCGCTCGTGCGGCGGATGGCGGTCCTGCTGCCGGTGGCGCTGCTGGCGGCCCTCACCGCCCAGCAGACCTTCGGCGACGGGCAGCAGCTCGTCCTCGACGCCCGGGCCGCCGGGCTCGCCGCCGCCGCGCTCGCGCTGGTGGTGCGCGCCCCCTTCCTGGTGGTCGTCGGCGCGGCCGTGGTGGTCACGGCGGGCGTCCGCGCACTGGGGTGAGAGGGCAGAGGTCAGCCCAGCGGGCGGCCGTAGGCCCGTAACGTCTCCAGGGCTCCCAGGGTGACCAGGGGGCGCGCTTCGAGGGCGGGGCCCGGCGCCCACTGCCGCCAGTTCACCGGCCAGCCGCCGTCCTCCTGCTGCTCGGCCGCCAGATGGTCGAGGGAGCGCTCCAGCTCCTCGTCGGTGAACCAGCGGCGGGCCAGGGAGTCGGGCGTACGGGCGTAGTCGTACGGGAAGTGGTGCTCGCCCGGTGCGTAGCCCGGCGCCACCGGGTACTCCGCCCGCCGGGACGGATCCAGCACCGCGAGCCGCTGGTCGCGCACCAGCCGGCCGAGCCCGTCCGCCGTCCGCTCGGCGCGGGCCCGGTCCGGCACCCCGTCCAGGAAGGCGACCGCGGCCTCGATCTCGTAGGGGTGGGACTGCTCCAGGGCGTCGACGGCGCTCCAGCAGAAGTCCGTGGCCCGGAACAGCCAGGCGTGCCACACCTCGTTGCGGTGCAGCAGTCCGACGACGGGACCGGTGGCGAGCAGTTCGGCCGGTGGGTCGTCGACCACCGGGATGAACGGTGCGGCGGGATATCCGCGCTGGGAGGGGAGCAGCGCGGGCAGCGCTCCTTCTTTGGTCGACACGTCGCTCAGATAGCGGCAGATCTGCTCCACGCGCGGGCCGTCGCAGCGGCCGATCGAGTCGAGGACGGTGAGCGCGTGGGCGGTGTGCAGCGGCTGGCTGACCGGACCGCGAAGGTCGGGTTCCAGCGCGTGGGCGTAGCCGCCGTCCTCGTTCCGGTAGGCGGCGAGGGCCGTCTCGACGGGGTCCGGGTCGCCGTCGAGGAAGCGGTGGGCGAACCTCCGCTGTTCGAGGACGCGGGCGGTGAGCCAGATGAAGTGTTCGGCGCGGGCGAGGGAAGGTGATCCGGTTCCAGCCATGGACCGACCGTAGAGGGGAAAGCCGCCCTGGCACATGCCTGAGGACCGGCTGCACTCTCAGGAGCGCGATACTGATGGCATGCGGTTGACGATTTTCTGGGAGCGGATGGCGGACCACTTCGGTTCCGTGTACGCGGACTCCTTCGCCCGTGACCATGTGATGGCCGAACTCGGCGGCCGTACGGTGCACCAGGCGCTGGACGCGGGCTGGGAGGCCAAGGACGTCTGGCGCGCGGTCTGCACGTCGATGGACGTGCCCGCCGAGAAGCGCTGACCTCGGCCGGAAACCCCGGCCGGAGGACCGGCTGTCGGTGGCGTAGGCGAGACTTGTCCCGTGTCATCGACAGACGAGACCGTTCCGGCCCAGCCGTCCGACGTCCCGCCCGCCGGGCCCCCCGCGCCACCGCCCGGCCCGGGGCCCGCGCGCATGCCGGGCTGGCTGCCGCGCGCGATGGTCCTGGCCCTGGCGCTCTACGCCTGCTTCCAGCTCGGCAGCTGGGCGTTCGACCAGGTCATCGGGTTGCTGACCAATGTGCTGATCGCGTTCTTCCTCGCGCTCGCCATCGAGCCCGCGGTGGGCCGGATGGCAGCTCGCGGAATGCGCCGGGGGCTGGCCACCTTCATCGTCTTCATCGGTCTGATGATCTTCAGCGCCGGGTTCGTCGTCCTCCTGGGGTCGATGCTGGCCGGCCAGATCGTCGACATGGTCGACGACTTCCCCAAGTACATCGACTCGGTGATCAACTGGGTCAACCACACCTTCCACACCGAGCTCTCGCGGGTCCAGGTCCAGGACAGCCTTCTGCACTCCGACTGGCTGCAGAAGTACGTCCAGAACAGCGCCACCGGGGTCCTCGACGTCTCCACCACGGTCCTCGGCGGGCTGTTCCGGCTGCTGACGATCTTCCTGTTCTCCTTCTACTTCGCGGCCGACGGCCCCCGGCTGCGCCGCGCGCTCTGCTCCGTACTGCCGCCGGCCCGGCAGACCGAGGTGCTGCGCGCCTGGGAGATCGCGGTCGACAAGACCGGCGGCTACATCTACTCGCGCGGCCTGATGGCACTGATCTCCGGCGTCGCGCACTACATCCTGCTGGTCGTCCTCGGCGTGCCCTACGCTCCGGCGCTCGCGGTCTGGGTCGGGCTCGTCTCGCAGTTCATCCCCACCATCGGTACGTATCTGGCGGGCGCCCTGCCGATGCTGATCGCCTTCACGGTCGACCCCTGGTACGCGCTGTGGGTGCTCGGCTTCGTCGTCGTCTACCAGCAGTTCGAGAACTACGTCCTCCAGCCGAAGCTGACCGCCAAGACCGTCGACATCCACCCGGCGGTCGCGTTCGGTTCGGTGGTGGCGGGCACGGCCCTGCTGGGAGCTGTCGGCGCGCTGATCGCCATCCCCGCCGTCGCCACGCTCCAGGCGTTCCTGGGCGCCTATGTGAAGCGGTACGCCGTCACCGACGACCCCAGGGTGCACGGCGGCCCGCCACCGAGGCGCGGAGAACCGGTCCTCTCCCGGATACGCCGGGCACTCGGCGGCCCGGGCCGGACGGGCGGCGGAGCGGCCGGGTCGGCCTGACCCACCGGCACTCAGAGGTACGAGGGGTGCGTCACCCGGTGCCGGAAGGCGTGCCAGGTCCACGCCTGGGCGGCCACCAGCAGCGGGCAGAACGCGAGCAGGACGGGGACGAGCAGGGTGAGCGTCGCCCCGTCCGCGGCGTTCTCCGTCAGGTGGAGAGCCGGGCCCGCGAACAGCGGCAGGGCGCCCATCAGGACGGCGGTCAGGGCGAAGGACCTGCCCGCGCCGGTACGTCCGACGAGCCGGTGCGCCCGGGCCCAGGGCCGCCCGGTCAGGCGCAGTGCCGCGAAACCCAGACCGTGTGCGGCGAACAGCGCGGCGACGGCGAGCGCGGTCACGGCCCCGACCGGGGCGGCGGCCGTACGCTCCGGCGCACCCGAGAAGAGCGCGGCCAGCAGCCAGCCCCAGGCCAGCGCCACCGCCCAGCTCCCGCACACCACCGCCCCGTCGCACCCCGCCCGCCACCGCCGCCCGCCGCCCCGCCCGCGTAGCCACAGCCCCGCGTCGCGCACCATCCAGCCCGTGATCAGCGGCACGGCCACGGTGAGCTGGGCGCTCAGCAGCTCGCCCTCCAGGACCGGGAAACACCCCACGAGCACGCCAGCGGTGGCGATCAGCCAGACCTCGTTGCCCAGGAAGAACGGGGCGAAGGAGGCGATCACCAGGCGCCGTTCGCCGTCGTCCGCGCCCAGGTACGGCAGCAGCATGCCGGTGCCGAGGTCCGCGCCCGCGAGGACGAAGTAGCCGGTGGCGAAGAAGGCGAGCAGGCAGACGGCCAGGGTGTCCACGACGGCTCCTCAGTAGCGGGGGGTGATGGGTGGCGGTCCGGCGGTCCCGCCGGAATCCGCAGAGGCGGGGGCCCGCTCGTCGTGTCCGAGCCCCGTCTCCACCGGCCCGAGGCGCGCGTGCCGCAGGAGCAGCCATCCGTTGAGGACGGCCAGCGCCGCGAACAGCACGGTGAAGGTGATCAGCGAGGCGAGCATGGTGCCGGGGGAGTGGCGGGAGACGGCGTCCTCGGTCTTCAGCAGCCCGTACACCACCCAGGGCTGGCGGCCGGCCTCCCGGAAGACCCAGCCGCTGATCATCGCCAGGTACGGCAGCGGTACGGCGGCCATCAGCACCACATGCCAGAGCCGGAAGCGCTCAACGGCCTTGCGGAAACAGGCCAGCACGAGCCCGGCCAGGCTGAGGTACATCATCAGCGCGAACGCGAGCAGCATCACCAGACCGCCGCCCCGCGTCCACAGCTCGGAGGGCACGTAGTCGCCGGGACCGAACCGGGTGACCATCTCCGCCTGGAGATCGGCGATCTCCGCCGTCCTGCTGCTGAAGACGGCGGATTTCATCGGCTGGAGATCCGCCAGCGAGGCCAGCTGGACTCCGCCGAACCCCGCCGTGACCCACAGGGCCGGGAAGGAGACGAACACCCCGATGCGCAGACTCCGTACGAAGAAGGCGACTTCGGGCGTGCGCCGGAAGAGGTGGCAGGCGCTGACGCCCGCCATGAAGAAGCCGGCCGTCAGCAGCGCACCGCCCAGGATGTGCCCGAAGGCCAGCAGGGCGCTGGGGTTGGTGAGCAGCGCCCCGGCGTCCGCGAGGACCAGTTTTCCGTTCTCCGTGCGGTGGCCGACGGGGTTGTTGAGGAAGCCGTTGGAGACGAGGATCCAGTACGCGGAGACGCAGGCGGTCAGGGCGACGACCCAGATCATGGCCAGATGGACCCATCGGTTGAACCGGTGCCATCCGAAGATCCACAGGCCCAGGAACGTCGACTCCACGAAGAACGCGACGATCGTCTCGACGGCCAGCGAGGCGCCGAACACATTGCCCGCGTAGTGCGTCAGACCGCTCCAGCTCAACCCGAACTGGAACTCCATCACCAGCCCGGTGATGATGCCGACCGCGTAGTTGATGACGTACAGCTGCCCCCAGAAGCGCACCATACGTTGATACGGCGTCCTATTGGTCACCGTGGCAGCTGTCTGGAGGCAGGCCACGACGAGGGCCATTCCCAGCGTCAGGGCGACGAAGAGGAAGTGGCCGCCCGCCGTGAGGGCGAACTGAAGCCGCGCGAGGTCGAGGGTTTCCGGATCCACCCCGAGAGCCTCGGTGCACGGCCTGGTGGTGCGCGTCGGCCCGGGGAGGACAACGGGCCTACTACGGGAGTTGTGGCCGCCGCCGTCCCCGTACTACGGAAGTTGACGTCTCGGGCACGCTTCGGGCAGGCCTCAGGACCGCGCCCGGACCGCCGCTCAGGCCATCCAGCCGGGCGTGATCATGCCGGACTCGTAGGCCAGGATCACCAGTTGGGCCCGGTCGCGCACGCCGAGCTTCGTCATGATCCGGCTGACATGGGTCTTGGAGGTGGCGGGGCTGAGCACCAGCCGGGCGGCGATCTCGTCGTTGGAGAGGCCGGCCCCGACCAGCCCCATGACCTCCCGCTCCCGCTCGGTCAGGGCATTGAGGCGCGGGCCCGGCTCGGGCTGCTTGCGGCGGTTCGCGAACTCGGAGATGAGCCGCCGGGTCACCGCCGGGGCGATCAGGGCGTCGCCCCGCGCCACCACCCGTACGCCGTGCAGGAGCTCCATCGGCTCGGTGTCCTTGACCAGGAAACCGGAGGCTCCCGCGCGCAGTGCGCCGTAGACGTGGTCGTCCATGTCGAAGGTGGTCAGGATGACCACCCGGACGGCCGCCAGGCGCGGGTCCGTGGTGATGCGCCGGGTGGCCTCCAGGCCGTCGGTGCCGGGCATGCGGATGTCCATCAGGACCACGTCCGGGCGCTGTTCGTGGGCCAGCGCGACCGCCTGTTCGCCGTCGGCCGCCCCGCCGACGACCTCGATGTCGTCCTCGTCGGACAGGATGGAGCGGAAGCCCGCCCGTACCAGCGTCTGGTCGTCGGCCAGCACCACGCGGATCATTCGGTCCCCTCGATCGGCAGCCGGGCGCTCACGCCGAAGCCCTGTGCGGTGTTCCGCGCCGTCAGTTCGCCGCCGAAGGCCCTGGCCCGCTCGGCCATGCCCCGGATGCCGCTGCCGGCCTCGGCGCCCTCCGGCGAGCCCTCCCCGTCGTCGTCGACCCGTACCCGTACGGCGCGTTCATCGGTGTAGTCGACCGTCACCACCGCGCTGGTCGCCCGCGCGTGCCGGGTGACGTTCGTGAGCGACTCCTGAACGATCCGGTACGCCGCCAGGTCGACCGGGGGAGGCAGCGGCCGCCGCTCGCCCTCGGTGCGGAGGTGGACCTCGATGCCGGTGGAGCGGGCCCGTCCGACGAGTTCGTCCAGCCGGTCGAGACCCGAGGTGGGTGAGGTCGGGGCCGTCTCGTCGGGCTTCCGCAGCGCCCCGAGCGTGGAGCGCAGCTCGCGCAGGGCGTCCTTGCTGGTGGCCTTGACCGCCTCCAGGGCCTCCTCGGCGGCGCACAGGGCGGCGGCGGGCTCCGGGTTCTTGCTCAGCTTGTGCAGGACCGCGCCCGACTGCACGTTGATCAGCGAGATGCTGTGCCCCAGGACGTCGTGCAGCTCGCGGGCGATCCGCAGCCGCTCCTCGGTCGCGCTCTGCTCGGCCCGCGCCTCCTGCTCCCGCTCGGCGGCCAGTGCCCGCTGCTCCACCTCGCCGAGATAGGCGCCGCGGGTCCACTGGGCCCGGCCCACGGCGACGAGGCTGACCAGCCAGCCCGCGAGCATGAACAGCGACATGTCGTCGATCTGCCGGTTGCCGTCGTGCTGGCGCGCCTCGCCGAAGCCGACGGCGATCAGGGTGACGACACCGAGGGCGACCGCCGCCGTGAACCGCCCTTCGGCGGCCGCTGTATAGAGCGCGAGGGCGAACGTGACCATAAGAGGGCCGTCGTACACGGACAGCGGGTAATAGACGACGCATGCGCCCAGCGTCACGACGGCCACGGCGACGGGTGCGCGGCGCCGGAAGTACAGGGCGCCGCAGCCCACCGCGATGAGCGCCCAGCCGATCACCGTACGGTTCAGCGGCTCGCTCTCGTACCGCATGGTCAGCAGCGTCCAGACCACCACCAGCAGGGTGACGGCGGCGGCCACCCCGATGTCGGCCGTACGCGCGGACAGGCCACCGCCGCGTGGACGGAGGGCACCGGTGTGCGGACCGGAAGGGAGGGACATGTCAGGAAGGATAGGTGCGGAGCGGGGGACGGCGACGGCCGGAGGCCGGCGGTAGCCGGTGAGGGTGACGAGGCCCGGAGGTCAGCGGTAGCCCGTGACGTCGGCGGGCAGCCCCCGGTCCTGGACCTCGGTCAGATACCGCCAGGCGTCGGGCCGGCTGCCGTCCGCGTCGGTGAAGCCGTACACCTGGGCGAGCTGTCCGCTGGAGAGCGACTGTCCGTTCCAGCGCGCCACCTCCGGGTCGCGGGCGAGGGCGGCCACGGCCCGGCCCACATAGGCGGGGGACTCGGAGATGGCGAAGTGGGGCGCGTGCGCGATCGCTTCGCGCCAGGTGGCCTCGGTGACCCCGTGGGCCTGGAGCATCGCCTCGGAGCGCAGCCAGCCGGGGGTGAGCGCCACGGCGGTCGCACCGTGCGGCGCCAGCTCATGGGCGAGCGCGAAGGCCATCCGGTTCACGGCGGCCTTCGCCAGGTCGTAGAAGAAGGAGACGCGGTAGTTGGCCGCGTTGTACTCGTCCGTCCCGTCGGTCATCTCGACGACCAGGCCGCCCGGCGTCTCGATCAGCAGCGGCAGCGCGAAGTGACTGGTGATGGCGTGCGTGTCGACCGCCAGCCGCAGGGTGTGCAGCCCGGTGTCGAGGGACGACTCCCAGACCGTCCTGTTCCACTCGATCTCGGCGCCCCAGATGTCGTTCACCAGGATGTGCAGGGCGCCCTGCTCGCTGGAGATACGGGCGACGAGGGCGCTGACCTGGTCGGGGACCAGATGGTCGACCTGTACGGCGATCCCGCGGCCGCCCGCCGCGTCGACCAGGGCCGCGGTCTCCTCGATCGTCTCGGGCCGGTCCATCTCGGAGCGCTCGGAGCCGCTCGTACGCCCGGTGACGTAGACGGTCGCCCCGGCGGCGCCGAGCTGTACGGCGATCCCGCGGCCCGCCCCGCGGGTGCCTCCGGCGACAAGTGCCACCCGCCCGGCGAGATCGGAGCCCGTAACAGGTGAGCTGTCCGGCGCGGGTGAACTGTCCATTGCTGGTGAACTGTCCGGCGATTCCGGTGTCCTAGAGGGTCCCATATCGCCTTAATGTAGGGCGATCCTTTCGTGCGCGCAGGCCACTGCCGTCCGCGTCGGCAAAGAGGGGCACGCGTTGTCTCAGAGCCCGAGCTGTGAGCCGATCTCGGTGCGGGACGAGACCCCCAGCTTCCTCAGGGCCCGCGCCACGTGGTGTTCGACCGTCCGGTGCGACAGGACCAGCTCGCGCGCGATCTCGCGGTTGGAGAGGCCGAGCGAGGCCAGCCGGGCCACCGCCCGCTCCCGGGGCGAGAGGTGGTCGCCGTAGCCCAGGGCCCCGGGCCTGCGGACGGTGACCTGGCCGTGTTCCCGCAGCCCGCGCTGACAGCGCAGCACATCCCAGACGGCGTCGATGTCCTGGTAGGCCGCGATCGCCTCGTGCAGGACGGTGCGCCCGCCCGCCGCCCCGGCGGCCAGCAGCCGCAGCCCCCACGCCTCCCTGACGTACGCGGCCTCGTAGGGCCGCTCCAGAGCCGCCCAGGCGTCAGCGGCGGACGCGTACAGCGCGTCGGACCCGCCGGTCCCGGCCTGCGCGCCGGTCGTGTTCGTGAGCAGTGCCCGGCAGGTCAGCAGAGCGGCCCGGGCGGCCGGCGCGTCCCGGCGGGCGATGCCGTCGGCCAGCTCCCCGACCAGGCAGTGGGCCTCCCCGGCCCGGCCGTCCCGGATCAGCGCCTGGACGGCCGGCGGCGCGAGGGCCGTCGCCCACACCCACGCACCGGTACGGCGGACGTGGTGCAGCGCCCCCTCCACCGCCTGGACGGCCTGCGCGGGACGGTCGGCGGCGAGATGGACCCGCACCACGGCGGCCGCGGCGGAGGTGAGCACGATGCCGGTGTCCAGCGCGGTCGTGCGGACGGCCCGCTCCAGGAAGCGCCGCGCCACAGCGGTCTGCCCCTTGGTGTGCAGGTGCAGCAGCCCGCAGACCAGGAGGGCCTCCGCGTGGAAGTCGGGCACGTCCCGGTACTGCTCCTCGGCGTGCTCGGCCCGCTCCAGCAGCCCCGTCCACCGGCCGCGCGTGAAGGCGGTGAGCATGTCCGTGGTCTCGACGAACGCTTCGAGGTACGGGGCGTGGTTCGTCCGGACGGCCTGCCACGCCCGGCTCTGGAAGGCGCGGGCACGTTCCGGATGGCCCAGGGCGTTCGCGGCACCCGCCAGATTGGCGTGCACCCTCGCCGCCGCCTCGCCGGTGAGGGAGTCCGGCAGATCGGCCACCGCGTCCCAGGCCGACGGGTCGCCCATCAGGGCCAGAGCGGTGGCGCGGTTGGCCAGCACGGCCGAACGCAGGTCCTCCTCGTCGACCCCGGGCAGCAGCCGCTCCGCCTCGGCCAGCAGCCGCCGGTGCTCGCCGATGGGCCACCCCTTCAGGGAGGGGATCGCGATGATCGCCAGCGCCCGTGCGGCCTGTCCCGTCGACACGGCGAGGAGATCGGGAACGGCACGCGCTATCTCCTCCAGCGCCTCAAGGCCGGAACCCGACTGGTTGCGCAGCAACAGACCCAGGAGGAGCCGGATCTCGCCGCTCGGCCCGGGGCCCATGGAGCTCCGGTCGAGTACCTGCCGCAGGGCGGCGGGCACCTGCGGGCCGGTGCGGGCGTTCAGCGCGACCCGGGCCAGTTTCAGTGCGACCCGGTCGCGGACGACGGCGGAGGGGCCGCCGCGCAGGGCGTCGAGATAGCGGTCCGTGGCCGTACCGGCGTCCCCGCTCCCGGCGGCCCGGTCCGCAGCCGCCTCCAGACACCGCACCGCCTGCGCGGGCCGGCCGGCCAGGCGGTGGTGCTCGGCGATCCGTACGAGGGGGAGGGGGCTGGTGTGCCGGGCGAGGGCACGGGCCGCCCGCAGGTGCAGTACGGGCCGTTCCGGTTCGGCGACCGCCTCGTACGCGGCTCTGCGCGCCAGCTCGTAAGGGAAGGCGTAGGTGCCGTCCGCCGCCCGTACGGCACCTTCCTGGAGAGCTGCGGCGAGCGCACGGCGGGTGTTCTGCTCATCCAGCCCCGCGACCGCCCCCAACAGGTGTACGGGTGCGGGCTCGCCGAGCACCGCTGCCGCGGCCACCACCCGCCGCGCGTCCGAAGGAAGGTGACGCAGCCGCTCCACCACCACACGGCGCACGGACGCAGGCAGCGGCACTTCCGGCTCCCCCGCACTCCCGGCAGGGCACGCAGTGGCGTCGGGCCACTCCCGTAGCACCTCTTCGATCACATACGGGAGGCCGCCCGTCCACCGGTGCAGCCGCTCGGCGAACTCCTCCGACACCGCCTGCACGCCGAGCAGCCCGGCGGCCATCGCGCCCGTCTCCGCCACCGGCAGCGGGGACAGGTGCCGTTCGGCCACCACCACAGGGGCCGGTGGGCGCAGCGGGAAGAGGAGCCCGTCGACTCCCTCCGCATCGGTGTGGGGAACGGTCTGGCTGCGTGCGGTGAGGACGAGTCCCAGGTGGGGCGGGGGGCCGGAGACGAGCGTACGGAGGAAGGCGGCCGTGGACTCGTCGGCCCACTGGACGTCCTCCACGGCCAGAACCACCCTCCCTAGGGATGCGGTCAACGCGCACAGGGCCCGGAGAACTTGGTGATGTCGGGCGCGCGGATCGTCCGGAGGGGGTGGTGCGGGCGGCAGAAGGTGCGCGAGGTCGGGCAGCAGAGACCGCAGTGCGCCGGTCACCGGTGGCAGGTCTCCCGGGCGAGGTCTACAGAGCCTCAGCGCGTCCATGAGGGGTGCGAACGGGGTGGCGGCGTCCGACTCCTGACATCGGGCGACGAGGACGAGGGAGTCCGACGAGGCTGTCCGCGCGAGGAGTTCGCGGACCAGCCGGCTCTTTCCCACCCCCGCCTCGCCGGTGATCACCACGACGGCGGGGCGGCGTTCGAGCTTCGTCCGCAGATCGTCCAGGAGAGCGGCGCGTCCGATCAGAGGGCCGGGGACGGAGGTCGGAGAGTCGGCGTTCACGGCTTCCTTCCGTTTCCTTCCGCATCCGTGGGCGGCATGGGCACGAGGCGGGTGGTTCGCCCGGGCCGCCCGGCGGCCTCATGATGGCTCTTCGCGACGGTGGTGAATAGGGGAGTGACGCCTGCGGCGCGTGTGCGGGCGCCGCAGGCGTCCCCCGTCCGGCCGGTGAGTGCGCGGAGAGACATCACCGGCCGGTGTGCCGGTGGTCCACCAGGGTTCGGGACCGTGGACCACCGGCAGTTCGGTGGGGCGGGTGTTCCGGGAGCCGGCCGGCACTCCTAGGTGTTCCGGTAGCCGGTCAGGGCTCCGGAGTGCTCCCGGCGGCGGTCAGAACTTCAGCGACCAGGAGTTCAGCGTGCCGGTGTCGTTGACCCAGTTGTCGCTCACCCGCAGCTTCCAGGACCCGTTGGCGGGCTTGGACGCGGCGTTCACGGTGAAGGTGCCGCGTACGTCGTCGGCGCTGTCGTTGGCGTTGTAGTCCTTGAGCCGGAAGACACCGCCGACGGGGGCGACGAGGTCGACCCGCAGGTCACCGCGGAAGGTGTGCCGGATGTCGACCGTGACGGAGAGTGTCGCGGGAGCGTTGCCCGTGATGCCGCTGACGGTGATCGGGGACTCGACGGTCGAGTTGTCGCGGATCGGGTAGGCGGTGGTGTTCTCGAAGGTCTTGCCGGTGGGCGGAGGCGTGGTGCCGTCGTTCGGGACGTACAGCAGGCGGTTGGGCGAACCGGTCTTCGCGTCGGTGACCTTGTTCGGGGTGGCGTCGGCGATCAGCCGGTCGTGGACCTGCTTGGGCGTCCAGGACGGGTTGGCCGAGAGCAGAAGGGCTGCTGCGCCCGCCACGTGCGGGGAGGCCATGGAGGTGCCGCCGTCGGAGCGGGAGCCGGTGTCGTTGAGGTGGGAGGCCGAGACGATGTCGGAGCCGGGGGCGAACAGGTCCAGGCAGGTGCCGTGGTTGGAGGACTTGCCGCTCGGCCAGATCGACCGGGCGTCACGGTTGTCGGTGGCGCCGACCGTCACCGCGCTCGGCACGGCGGCCGGGGAGGTGTTGCAGGCGTTGGCACCGTCGTTGCCCGCGGCGACGACGTAAGTGACGCCGGAGGCGATCGACTTGGCGAGCGCGTCGTCCACCGAGGACGTCCGCCCGCCGCCGATGCTCATGTTGGCGACCGCAGGCTTGACCGCGTTCTTCGTCACCCAGTCGATGCCGGCCAGCACGGGGGCCCAGGTGGAGCCGGAGGAGCCCTGGCAGTTCAGGACCCGGACGCCCACGAGCTTCACTGCTTTGGCGACGCCGTACGTCGCACCGCCGACCGTGCCGGCCACATGTGTGCCGTGCCCGTTGCAGTCCTGGGCGACGGAATCGTTGTCTATGAAGTCGTACCCGCTGACCGCCCGGCCGCCGAACTCCTGGTGCGAGGTGCGTATCCCGGTGTCGAGGACGTAGGCCGTCACATTGGAGGCGGTGTTGGGGTACGTGAACTTCCGGTCGCCCGGCAGGTCACGCTGGTCGATGCGGTCCAGGCCCCAGGTCGGGTCGTTCTGGGTGCCCAGGGC
Proteins encoded in this window:
- a CDS encoding SDR family oxidoreductase, giving the protein MDSSPAPDSSPVTGSDLAGRVALVAGGTRGAGRGIAVQLGAAGATVYVTGRTSGSERSEMDRPETIEETAALVDAAGGRGIAVQVDHLVPDQVSALVARISSEQGALHILVNDIWGAEIEWNRTVWESSLDTGLHTLRLAVDTHAITSHFALPLLIETPGGLVVEMTDGTDEYNAANYRVSFFYDLAKAAVNRMAFALAHELAPHGATAVALTPGWLRSEAMLQAHGVTEATWREAIAHAPHFAISESPAYVGRAVAALARDPEVARWNGQSLSSGQLAQVYGFTDADGSRPDAWRYLTEVQDRGLPADVTGYR
- a CDS encoding cytochrome d ubiquinol oxidase subunit II encodes the protein MDTLAVCLLAFFATGYFVLAGADLGTGMLLPYLGADDGERRLVIASFAPFFLGNEVWLIATAGVLVGCFPVLEGELLSAQLTVAVPLITGWMVRDAGLWLRGRGGGRRWRAGCDGAVVCGSWAVALAWGWLLAALFSGAPERTAAAPVGAVTALAVAALFAAHGLGFAALRLTGRPWARAHRLVGRTGAGRSFALTAVLMGALPLFAGPALHLTENAADGATLTLLVPVLLAFCPLLVAAQAWTWHAFRHRVTHPSYL
- a CDS encoding DUF3046 domain-containing protein: MRLTIFWERMADHFGSVYADSFARDHVMAELGGRTVHQALDAGWEAKDVWRAVCTSMDVPAEKR
- a CDS encoding response regulator transcription factor, coding for MIRVVLADDQTLVRAGFRSILSDEDDIEVVGGAADGEQAVALAHEQRPDVVLMDIRMPGTDGLEATRRITTDPRLAAVRVVILTTFDMDDHVYGALRAGASGFLVKDTEPMELLHGVRVVARGDALIAPAVTRRLISEFANRRKQPEPGPRLNALTEREREVMGLVGAGLSNDEIAARLVLSPATSKTHVSRIMTKLGVRDRAQLVILAYESGMITPGWMA
- a CDS encoding AzlD domain-containing protein, with the protein product MNVWIAIGLTAASCYLAKYAGLLVPAGVLERPLVRRMAVLLPVALLAALTAQQTFGDGQQLVLDARAAGLAAAALALVVRAPFLVVVGAAVVVTAGVRALG
- a CDS encoding cytochrome ubiquinol oxidase subunit I, which gives rise to MDPETLDLARLQFALTAGGHFLFVALTLGMALVVACLQTAATVTNRTPYQRMVRFWGQLYVINYAVGIITGLVMEFQFGLSWSGLTHYAGNVFGASLAVETIVAFFVESTFLGLWIFGWHRFNRWVHLAMIWVVALTACVSAYWILVSNGFLNNPVGHRTENGKLVLADAGALLTNPSALLAFGHILGGALLTAGFFMAGVSACHLFRRTPEVAFFVRSLRIGVFVSFPALWVTAGFGGVQLASLADLQPMKSAVFSSRTAEIADLQAEMVTRFGPGDYVPSELWTRGGGLVMLLAFALMMYLSLAGLVLACFRKAVERFRLWHVVLMAAVPLPYLAMISGWVFREAGRQPWVVYGLLKTEDAVSRHSPGTMLASLITFTVLFAALAVLNGWLLLRHARLGPVETGLGHDERAPASADSGGTAGPPPITPRY
- a CDS encoding sensor histidine kinase — protein: MSLPSGPHTGALRPRGGGLSARTADIGVAAAVTLLVVVWTLLTMRYESEPLNRTVIGWALIAVGCGALYFRRRAPVAVAVVTLGACVVYYPLSVYDGPLMVTFALALYTAAAEGRFTAAVALGVVTLIAVGFGEARQHDGNRQIDDMSLFMLAGWLVSLVAVGRAQWTRGAYLGEVEQRALAAEREQEARAEQSATEERLRIARELHDVLGHSISLINVQSGAVLHKLSKNPEPAAALCAAEEALEAVKATSKDALRELRSTLGALRKPDETAPTSPTSGLDRLDELVGRARSTGIEVHLRTEGERRPLPPPVDLAAYRIVQESLTNVTRHARATSAVVTVDYTDERAVRVRVDDDGEGSPEGAEAGSGIRGMAERARAFGGELTARNTAQGFGVSARLPIEGTE
- a CDS encoding AI-2E family transporter, with amino-acid sequence MPGWLPRAMVLALALYACFQLGSWAFDQVIGLLTNVLIAFFLALAIEPAVGRMAARGMRRGLATFIVFIGLMIFSAGFVVLLGSMLAGQIVDMVDDFPKYIDSVINWVNHTFHTELSRVQVQDSLLHSDWLQKYVQNSATGVLDVSTTVLGGLFRLLTIFLFSFYFAADGPRLRRALCSVLPPARQTEVLRAWEIAVDKTGGYIYSRGLMALISGVAHYILLVVLGVPYAPALAVWVGLVSQFIPTIGTYLAGALPMLIAFTVDPWYALWVLGFVVVYQQFENYVLQPKLTAKTVDIHPAVAFGSVVAGTALLGAVGALIAIPAVATLQAFLGAYVKRYAVTDDPRVHGGPPPRRGEPVLSRIRRALGGPGRTGGGAAGSA